The DNA sequence CGCTCGGGTGGGCGCACGTATCGCCCGGGCCTTTGTAGTTGGACAAATGACATCTTTTGTGCTATGATAATATTAAACCATCCACCGCAGACGAGCGGGGGTGAGGTTTACCTACCTTCAAGCGAATAGGGAAGACCCCAGGCGCTTGGATCGTGTGCGACCGAGACGACCGCAGGTTTGGTCTTCGTGGCTTGCGGGTTTCCGGCGTGACTGGGGCCCGCAATTTGTTTTCCCAGCACTTTGGCGAAGGATAATGGAACCGCTGATCCGTGTGGAAAATCTGGAATATGTCTACCCCATAGGTCGGGGAGGGGGAATTCCTGCCCTGCGTGGCATCCATTTGAACATTCAGAAGGGGGAGTATGTCGCTATCATTGGTGCTAACGGTTCGGGCAAATCTACCCTGGTCCGGCACCTGAATGCCCTGCTCCTACCCACCAAAGGCGACGTCTGGGTAAATGGTTGGAACACTCGCGACGCGGATCATATCCGTGACATCCGTCAGACAGTGGGCATGGTCTTTCAAGTGCCGGACAACCAAATTGTGGCCACGGTGGTGGAAGAAGATGTGGCTTTCGGCCCGGAGAACCTCGGCGTCCCTGATGAAGAACTGCCCGCGCGTGTAGCCTGGGCCCTGGAGACAGTGGGGCTCTTGGCTCAGGCCAAACGCGCCTCTCACCTCCTCTCGGCGGGGCAAAAACAGCGGTTGGCTATCGCTGCGGCTTTGGCGATGAAGCCGCGTTGCCTGATTTTGGACGAGGCAACGGTCATGCTGGACCCGGTTGGTCAGGCGCAGTTGCTTGAGACAGTTCGTCGCCTCCACCACGAAGGCACCACGATCATTGCTGTGACGCATATGATGGAGGAAGCAGTGGAGGCAGGCAGAGTTGTAGTGTTACATGAAGGCCGGGTAGCAATGGAGGGTACCCCTGCTCAAGTGTTCAGCGACGCTGGTGCACTGCGTCGTCTCGGCTTGGATGTGCCTCCGATCTCTCGATTGGCCCATCTGCTGGCCGAGCGTCAACCGGGGTTTCCCACCGACATTTTGACAGTGGACGCGTTCGCCGATGCAGTGTGCCCAACAACGAGGTGATCTCGATGGCGCTGGATGGTACACCCTGGATCGAAGTGGAAGATTTGCATCACACCTACCTGAAAGGGACACCCTTGGAGGCAGTGGCCCTCCGCGGGGTCAGTCTCAAGGTTTGGCCTGGGGAGATAGTGGGACTAGTGGGGCCGACTGGCTCGGGCAAATCCACTTTGCTGCAGCATCTCAACGGCCTGCTTCGCCCCCAGCGGGGGATGGTGCGTGTGCTTGGTATGGACTTGGGTGATCCCTCTGTGGATGTGCGCCGGGTGCGCCGACGGGTTGGACTCCTCTTCCAGTACCCAGAGGACCAACTGTTTGAACGATATGCAGGCGACGACGTCGCTTTCGGGCCCCGCAATATGGGTTTGCCTTTGGCGGAAGTTCGCACTCGTGTGAAAGCGGCGATGGACGCAGCGGGCTTGCCCTTTGATACATACAAAGACCGGCTGACTCTCACCCTCAGTGGAGGTGAACGGCGAAGGTTGGCATTGGCTGGCGTGTTAGCATTGGAACCGCAGGTGTTGCTATTAGATGAGCCGACTGCAGGATTGGATCCCCATGGACATCGATCCCTTTTATCCTTGCTTACTCGTTGGCGGGATCAGAGTGAGCGATCTATTGTGCTAACGTCGCACAACATGGATGATCTGGCTCTGTTGGCTGACCGATTGTACGTGCTGGTGGATGGGCAAATCATCCGCGAGGGGACACCTCGCGAGGTATTCAGCGATCCTGGTTTTCTCCTGGAACATGGGCTTGGCTTACCGACCGCGACCCAGGTAGTGCGAAGTCTCCACCAGCGAGGTTGCCAAATACCCGCAACTCTACTGACAATGGAAGAAGTCGTTGAGGCGATCACGGAATTGGTCTACCGTGTCTGAATTCGAACTGCTACGCTCGGTGACTCTTGGGCAGTACCTGCCCACGGGGTCCTTTCTACATCGGGTGGACCCCAGAGCCAAACTAGCAATGGGGATATTGTTGGTCGTGGGCGCTATTGCGACCTCCAGTCTGACCGGCTTAACCTTCGTCCTGACAATAGTAGTGGTCGGGTTCATAGTGGCCCACATCCCGCTGGGGTATGGACTTTCTGGCATCAAGCCGATGTGGCCCTTCCTGGTCCTCTTGGCTTTGCTCCAGGTGGTGGCCATCCCCCAGAATGATGTGAACACGGTGGTACTGGCGCAGTGGTGGTTTATTACCCTGACGGTTAGAGATTTGATCGCTGCCGCTTTGCTTTTTCTGAGATTCACAGTGATGGTTTGGGGTTTGAGCCTGCTTTCCTTTACTACCACAACTACAGAATTGACCCACGGCACTGAGCACTTACTCAGGCCATTACAGCGCCTAGGCCTGCCCACTCATGAATTCGCGCTAATGGTCAACATTGCTCTCAGGTTTGTGCCTTTGCTGGCTGAAGAAACAGAGCGGTTGATGAAGGCCCAGGCCTCGCGGGGCGCGGACTTTGGCGGCGGACGTCAGCTGAATTTTATCCAACGGACGCGCAAACTAATCCCTTTGCTGGTTCCACTTTTCTTATCCAGCCTCCAACGGGCGGAGGACCTCATCCTGGCAATGGAAGCCCGTTGTTACACCGGGGGCAGGGGGCGCACACATTTGATTCATTTGCATGCCTCGTGCGTGGATTATCTGGTTTTGTTTCTCATCTTCGCTGTTTTGGCTGTGGCCATTGCGACTGGAATTTTTTCCGCCGACCTTGTGGCCTGGCGGATTCTGCAAAATCTAATGTAATTCAAGGAGGGAACTATGGGTACAGAAACAGCAGTTCGGTCCACGCCAGTGCGAAAAATCGTCATATCTGGAGTGCTGGGGGCAGTGGCTATCTTTTTGGGTTGGAGTCACCTGGGCTTTATCCCGTGGGTGGCAGGTGTGGCCATTACCATTATGCACGTGCCAGTGATCATCGGCGCAGTTCTGGAAGGGCCTCTAGTGGGCACGGCCATCGGCCTCATCTTCGGGTTGTTCAGCATGATCCAGGCTGTGTTGGCGCCAACCGGCCCGGTGGACGTCTGGTTCCAGAACCCTATCATCTCAGTTCTCCCCAGATTGTTCATAGGGATTGTGGCTTGGCTAGGATACAAGGCCCTGCGGGGTATCAATGAACCAGTGGCACTGATCCTGGCGGGTGTCTTGGGCACTCTGACGAACACCGTGTTGGTGTTGGGTGCCATTGGGCTGTACAAGTACCTACCCTGGGCTGCACTTCCGCCCATTGTCATCAGCAACGGCCTGCCCGAAGCTGTCGTGGCCGCAATTCTAACCCTCGCCGTTGTGGGGGCTTGGAAGCGTATTGAGACGGGGAGACGCAAATCACAGTTGTAAGGTCCAGTGGCCACTCAAGTTCAAGGGACTGCA is a window from the Chloroflexota bacterium genome containing:
- a CDS encoding energy-coupling factor transporter transmembrane protein EcfT; protein product: MSEFELLRSVTLGQYLPTGSFLHRVDPRAKLAMGILLVVGAIATSSLTGLTFVLTIVVVGFIVAHIPLGYGLSGIKPMWPFLVLLALLQVVAIPQNDVNTVVLAQWWFITLTVRDLIAAALLFLRFTVMVWGLSLLSFTTTTTELTHGTEHLLRPLQRLGLPTHEFALMVNIALRFVPLLAEETERLMKAQASRGADFGGGRQLNFIQRTRKLIPLLVPLFLSSLQRAEDLILAMEARCYTGGRGRTHLIHLHASCVDYLVLFLIFAVLAVAIATGIFSADLVAWRILQNLM
- a CDS encoding energy-coupling factor transporter ATPase, whose protein sequence is MEPLIRVENLEYVYPIGRGGGIPALRGIHLNIQKGEYVAIIGANGSGKSTLVRHLNALLLPTKGDVWVNGWNTRDADHIRDIRQTVGMVFQVPDNQIVATVVEEDVAFGPENLGVPDEELPARVAWALETVGLLAQAKRASHLLSAGQKQRLAIAAALAMKPRCLILDEATVMLDPVGQAQLLETVRRLHHEGTTIIAVTHMMEEAVEAGRVVVLHEGRVAMEGTPAQVFSDAGALRRLGLDVPPISRLAHLLAERQPGFPTDILTVDAFADAVCPTTR
- a CDS encoding ECF transporter S component, which translates into the protein MGTETAVRSTPVRKIVISGVLGAVAIFLGWSHLGFIPWVAGVAITIMHVPVIIGAVLEGPLVGTAIGLIFGLFSMIQAVLAPTGPVDVWFQNPIISVLPRLFIGIVAWLGYKALRGINEPVALILAGVLGTLTNTVLVLGAIGLYKYLPWAALPPIVISNGLPEAVVAAILTLAVVGAWKRIETGRRKSQL
- a CDS encoding energy-coupling factor transporter ATPase, with the protein product MALDGTPWIEVEDLHHTYLKGTPLEAVALRGVSLKVWPGEIVGLVGPTGSGKSTLLQHLNGLLRPQRGMVRVLGMDLGDPSVDVRRVRRRVGLLFQYPEDQLFERYAGDDVAFGPRNMGLPLAEVRTRVKAAMDAAGLPFDTYKDRLTLTLSGGERRRLALAGVLALEPQVLLLDEPTAGLDPHGHRSLLSLLTRWRDQSERSIVLTSHNMDDLALLADRLYVLVDGQIIREGTPREVFSDPGFLLEHGLGLPTATQVVRSLHQRGCQIPATLLTMEEVVEAITELVYRV